A single window of Streptococcus cristatus ATCC 51100 DNA harbors:
- the essA gene encoding type VII secretion protein EssA codes for MKKIVLLFLSLGITAAVSMAAADDLKDNSLQIDNSRLEREEELSFGVQSEQIKDLFNESTRQKLQEIQHYQDEQLITERGQLFSAIQGPMKKSPEEQLFQLDSQKLSKLQTNIGDEDASDLSDVLPGILYSVLVILLIGATGIMSYRVATAEMD; via the coding sequence ATGAAAAAAATAGTTCTCTTATTTCTTTCCTTGGGAATAACTGCAGCAGTCTCAATGGCTGCTGCAGATGACCTGAAGGACAATAGCCTACAAATTGATAATTCCAGACTTGAGAGAGAAGAGGAATTGAGTTTTGGCGTGCAGTCTGAACAAATCAAGGATCTTTTTAATGAATCAACTCGACAGAAACTGCAGGAAATCCAACACTATCAAGACGAACAGTTGATCACCGAAAGGGGCCAGCTGTTTTCTGCTATACAGGGGCCAATGAAAAAATCACCTGAAGAGCAGCTGTTTCAACTTGATTCTCAAAAATTATCTAAATTACAAACAAACATAGGCGATGAAGATGCTAGTGATTTGAGTGACGTTCTTCCTGGGATTCTTTACTCTGTACTCGTTATATTGCTTATTGGAGCAACAGGTATTATGAGCTATCGAGTAGCGACGGCGGAGATGGATTAG
- the ilvD gene encoding dihydroxy-acid dehydratase, with product MKGKDMTDKLDTRHRSKIYDSMVKSPNRAMLRATGMTDKDFETPIVGVISTWAENTPCNIHLHDFGKLAKEGVKEQGAWPVQFGTITVADGIAMGTPGMRFSLTSRDIIADSIEAAMGGHNVDAFVAIGGCDKNMPGSMIAIANMDIPAIFAYGGTIAPGNLDGKDIDLVSVFEGIGKWNHGDLTAEEVRRIECNACPGPGGCGGMYTANTMATAIEVLGMSLPGSSSHPAESQDKKDDIVEAGRAVVRMLEMGLKPSDILTREAFEDAITVTMALGGSTNATLHLLAIAHAANVELTLDDFNVIQERVPHLADLKPSGQYVFQDLYNVGGVPAVMKYLLANGFLHGDRITCTGKTVAENLADFADLTPGQKVIMPLENPKRADGPLIILHGNLAPDGAVAKVSGVKVRRHVGPAKVFDSEEAAIDAVLADEVVDGDVVVVRYVGPKGGPGMPEMLSLSSIIVGKGQGDKVALLTDGRFSGGTYGLVVGHIAPEAQDGGPIAYLRTGDMVTVDQDTKEISMAVSEEELEKRKAETTIPPLYSRGVLGKYAHMVSSAAKGAVTDFWKTEETGKK from the coding sequence ATGAAAGGGAAAGACATGACAGATAAATTAGATACACGCCACAGAAGTAAGATTTATGATAGTATGGTCAAATCTCCTAACCGCGCCATGCTTCGCGCGACAGGGATGACAGACAAGGACTTTGAGACTCCGATTGTCGGAGTGATTTCGACTTGGGCAGAAAATACGCCTTGTAATATTCACCTACATGATTTTGGTAAACTAGCCAAGGAAGGAGTAAAAGAACAAGGTGCTTGGCCTGTTCAGTTCGGTACGATTACCGTAGCAGACGGGATCGCCATGGGGACACCGGGCATGCGCTTCTCTCTGACTTCACGCGACATCATCGCAGACTCCATCGAAGCTGCCATGGGCGGACATAATGTGGATGCCTTCGTCGCTATCGGTGGCTGTGATAAGAACATGCCTGGATCTATGATTGCCATTGCCAATATGGATATTCCGGCCATTTTTGCTTATGGTGGAACTATTGCACCGGGAAATCTTGACGGGAAGGACATTGACTTGGTGTCCGTCTTTGAAGGAATCGGGAAGTGGAATCATGGCGATTTGACTGCTGAGGAAGTGCGCCGCATCGAGTGTAACGCCTGCCCTGGCCCTGGTGGCTGTGGCGGTATGTATACGGCTAATACTATGGCGACAGCTATTGAAGTTCTAGGTATGAGTTTGCCAGGTTCTTCTTCTCACCCAGCAGAATCTCAAGATAAGAAGGATGATATCGTGGAAGCTGGTAGAGCAGTTGTCCGTATGTTGGAAATGGGGCTCAAGCCGTCTGACATTCTGACTCGCGAAGCCTTTGAAGATGCCATCACAGTGACCATGGCTCTGGGCGGCTCTACCAATGCTACTCTGCACTTGTTAGCTATTGCTCATGCGGCCAATGTGGAGCTGACCTTGGATGATTTCAATGTCATTCAAGAGCGCGTGCCGCATTTGGCGGATTTGAAACCATCTGGCCAGTATGTCTTCCAAGACCTATACAATGTCGGTGGTGTGCCTGCTGTTATGAAATATCTCTTGGCTAATGGCTTCTTGCACGGTGATCGTATCACTTGTACAGGTAAGACGGTGGCGGAAAACTTGGCTGACTTTGCTGACTTGACGCCAGGTCAGAAGGTTATTATGCCGCTTGAAAATCCAAAACGTGCGGACGGTCCATTGATTATCCTGCATGGTAATCTAGCTCCAGACGGCGCGGTTGCCAAGGTATCAGGTGTTAAAGTTCGTCGTCACGTCGGACCTGCTAAGGTCTTTGACTCAGAAGAAGCTGCTATTGATGCAGTGTTGGCCGATGAAGTAGTTGATGGCGATGTAGTCGTGGTTCGCTATGTTGGTCCAAAGGGTGGCCCTGGTATGCCAGAAATGCTGTCACTTTCTTCTATCATCGTAGGGAAAGGCCAAGGAGATAAGGTAGCACTCTTGACAGACGGTCGCTTCTCAGGTGGTACCTACGGTCTCGTTGTCGGACATATCGCTCCGGAAGCTCAGGATGGTGGCCCGATTGCCTACCTTCGTACAGGCGATATGGTCACGGTTGACCAAGATACCAAGGAAATTTCCATGGCAGTTTCTGAAGAAGAACTTGAAAAACGCAAAGCAGAAACAACCATTCCACCGCTTTATAGCCGCGGTGTACTTGGTAAATATGCCCATATGGTATCTTCTGCTGCTAAAGGTGCTGTTACCGACTTCTGGAAAACAGAAGAAACAGGTAAAAAATAG
- a CDS encoding CadD family cadmium resistance transporter translates to MIQNIVTSIILYSGTAVDLLIILMLFFAKRKSRKDIINIYLGQFLGSVSLIFLSLLFAFVLNYIPSKEILGLLGLIPIFLGLKVLLLGDSDGEAIAKDGLRKDNKNLIFLVAMITFASCGADNIGVFVPYFITLNLANLIVALLTFLVMIYLLVFSAQKLAQVPSVGETLEKYSRWFIAVVYLGLGMYILIENNSFDMLRTVFG, encoded by the coding sequence ATGATTCAAAATATTGTTACTTCAATAATCCTGTATTCTGGGACAGCCGTAGACTTACTTATTATCCTAATGTTATTTTTTGCCAAAAGAAAAAGCAGAAAGGACATCATTAACATCTATTTAGGACAATTTCTAGGCTCTGTTAGTCTAATATTCCTAAGTTTGCTTTTTGCATTTGTCTTAAATTATATTCCTAGTAAAGAGATTTTAGGTTTGCTCGGTTTGATTCCAATTTTCCTAGGACTCAAAGTTTTGCTTTTAGGAGATTCTGATGGAGAAGCTATTGCAAAAGATGGTTTGCGCAAAGATAATAAAAACCTGATTTTTCTAGTCGCTATGATTACTTTTGCAAGTTGTGGTGCTGACAATATTGGTGTTTTTGTCCCATATTTTATTACCTTAAATTTAGCGAATTTGATTGTGGCTTTACTTACCTTTCTAGTCATGATTTATCTCTTGGTTTTTTCTGCCCAAAAATTGGCACAAGTCCCTTCTGTTGGAGAAACTTTGGAAAAATATAGCAGATGGTTTATTGCCGTTGTCTATTTAGGATTGGGGATGTATATCCTGATTGAAAACAACAGCTTTGACATGCTAAGGACTGTGTTCGGCTAG
- the cadX gene encoding Cd(II)/Zn(II)-sensing metalloregulatory transcriptional regulator CadX — translation MKKDSICQVNIINQQNVTTATNYLEKEKVQKSLRILSKFTDNKQINIIFYLLTVEELCVCDIACLLNLSMASASHHLRKLANQNILDTRREGKIIYYFIKDEEIRDFFNQLG, via the coding sequence ATGAAAAAAGATAGTATCTGCCAAGTGAATATTATAAATCAACAAAATGTTACAACCGCAACGAACTACCTTGAAAAGGAAAAAGTCCAAAAATCACTTCGTATTTTATCAAAGTTTACCGATAATAAACAGATAAATATCATCTTTTATCTCCTTACTGTTGAAGAACTCTGTGTCTGTGATATAGCCTGTTTACTAAATCTCAGTATGGCATCTGCCTCCCACCATCTTCGTAAACTAGCCAATCAAAATATCTTGGACACTAGAAGAGAGGGGAAAATTATATATTATTTTATAAAAGATGAGGAAATCAGAGATTTTTTTAATCAACTAGGATAA
- the rpmF gene encoding 50S ribosomal protein L32: MAVPARRTSKAKKNKRRTHYKVTAPSVNFDETTGDYSRSHRVSLKGYYKGRKIAKAAAAE, encoded by the coding sequence ATGGCAGTACCTGCACGTCGCACTTCAAAAGCGAAGAAAAACAAACGTCGTACACACTACAAAGTAACAGCTCCATCTGTAAACTTTGACGAAACTACTGGAGATTACTCACGTTCTCACCGCGTATCACTTAAAGGATACTACAAAGGACGTAAAATCGCTAAAGCTGCTGCAGCTGAATAA
- a CDS encoding RNA polymerase sigma factor, with translation MSNKVKERRDAKIAKAVEAKNWDEVSRLLQQEQSNAERRDRYHHKRSLEESVSRNEGKRRERYEVVASSDLNPEEALILEELRQAIREAKASLSEIDRKIVEMIAEQGSSYKETARYVTEHYKKMSDVTVKSHYCKALKKLAPLLKTYC, from the coding sequence ATGAGCAATAAAGTCAAAGAACGCAGAGATGCGAAAATCGCAAAAGCTGTTGAAGCTAAAAATTGGGACGAAGTAAGTCGGCTTCTCCAGCAAGAACAAAGCAATGCTGAACGTCGTGACCGATACCACCATAAAAGAAGCCTTGAAGAGAGCGTCTCTCGTAATGAGGGTAAACGACGTGAACGCTATGAAGTAGTTGCAAGTTCTGATTTGAATCCCGAAGAAGCTTTAATCCTAGAAGAGTTAAGACAAGCTATTCGTGAAGCTAAAGCATCCTTATCAGAAATTGACCGTAAAATTGTTGAAATGATAGCAGAACAAGGTTCAAGCTATAAAGAAACGGCTCGCTATGTCACTGAACATTATAAAAAAATGAGTGATGTAACAGTTAAATCCCATTATTGTAAAGCGCTAAAAAAATTAGCCCCTTTATTAAAAACTTATTGCTAA
- a CDS encoding metal-sulfur cluster assembly factor — MRDDIKINDRAAAIQEELIKKLETIYDPEVELDVYNLGLIYEINLDETGHCKIVMTFTDTACDCTETVPIEIVESLKQIEGIETVSVEVTWSPAWKITRISRFGRIALGISPR, encoded by the coding sequence ATGAGAGACGATATCAAAATCAATGACCGAGCAGCAGCTATCCAAGAAGAATTAATTAAAAAACTCGAAACGATTTACGATCCAGAGGTCGAGCTTGATGTCTACAATCTCGGGCTCATCTATGAAATCAATCTTGACGAGACTGGCCACTGCAAGATTGTCATGACCTTCACAGACACAGCCTGCGACTGTACCGAGACCGTTCCCATTGAAATCGTCGAGTCCCTGAAGCAAATCGAGGGCATCGAAACTGTCTCCGTTGAAGTCACTTGGTCGCCCGCGTGGAAAATCACTCGTATCAGTCGCTTTGGACGGATTGCGTTAGGGATTAGTCCTAGATAA
- the esaA gene encoding type VII secretion protein EsaA yields MRNNKILKYIGNTLIVAFLLATMIILNIAVQKNTSSSNETKLKASQQTKLNVAIVNEDQSVNVDKKEYNLGASYVKNIERDNSQNWFVVTRGVADAGLEKGKYQLVLTIPSDFSEKILDVNSVNVDKTTVTYKVNSSGNLQIENDANKLAKDIIADLNSQLVDMYMASILSNLYTAQQNVRASSQVQITNIGNYKTNLLDTAISSKNIFPTLYSLSTSSVDANNTLKTTLESYSQVFDTLGHSQTTYGNNFNSLLKQRGEDQISYADFMNQLMGMSRDTLSAETKKLYDDLQTGQEALDKKIGSFGQADVKDARTYAGLTENITQQVDDLEKNLEAERTKFKEHENRINEFISKKLSDYYSVKEGDVITLSQVLDKGNITALTDVENTLKAELSSAIAALPSEDFSGKSFTAFDLSINIPTLNPDVKNFGTPSDSTTSAELNALAAKAITASNPLPAPAGTKVKVAWKAKTGVTVDSVSYNGATITENQEVLLAENAQFEIHYSVTNDVASTTTAGAIEISLDGVPAASAPIDVQALQQAAASYGDKAQRIASAYQHVNSLLQVYSSIEQLKTGRMNEVLSSLLLEAIQSNLDEYKVSLSKTENTSDNKSVQQRLDDTLGQLKKTGPELKQNLEEIAKNNEQLASGITKQMAHYESLKERLANIATAQTSSTAALAKTDSDLSALNSEFSSLLTETSGVKASSQSNIQAAESANQIFTNFNRELATAQGSTEKLSTDAETLMAQFNEELATNGNFVESFVKVLNNAYENGVPNEVLLKFLSNPVAQNSSSVKATINVYRPFTWILLLEIVSLFTAYLFATQNIIRKVKDKFKLDRLHDTDVMNVGILSFLALTIGLIVGVVSSVQLQVGREYLPSWVLLIVSASFILVQGQYLLLKHSRVIGMGLAFFMMISFVYLSNAIGTTASLTGFPSFIKSLNVLSVLEGLLSGYFDGQPANFFVFFAMLIVITLLLMTNIFVKVKSLQYEMLQTEKV; encoded by the coding sequence ATGCGAAACAATAAAATTTTAAAATATATAGGTAATACTTTAATAGTGGCTTTCTTGCTTGCTACGATGATTATTCTAAATATAGCTGTACAAAAAAATACGAGCAGTAGTAATGAAACGAAGTTGAAGGCAAGCCAGCAGACAAAGCTTAATGTGGCGATTGTCAATGAAGACCAATCCGTTAATGTAGATAAGAAAGAATATAATCTTGGCGCTAGCTATGTTAAGAATATTGAACGAGATAATTCACAAAATTGGTTTGTTGTGACACGTGGAGTGGCGGATGCTGGTTTAGAAAAAGGGAAGTATCAGCTGGTTCTAACTATTCCGAGTGACTTTTCTGAAAAGATCTTAGATGTTAACAGCGTCAACGTAGATAAGACAACTGTGACTTACAAGGTTAATTCATCAGGGAATTTGCAGATTGAAAATGATGCGAATAAGTTAGCAAAGGATATCATTGCTGACCTGAACAGTCAATTGGTTGATATGTATATGGCGAGTATCTTGAGTAATCTATATACGGCTCAACAGAATGTGCGAGCTAGTTCTCAGGTTCAAATCACCAATATCGGGAATTATAAAACGAATTTGCTAGATACTGCTATTAGTTCTAAAAATATTTTTCCGACACTATATAGTTTATCCACATCTTCTGTTGATGCGAATAACACGTTAAAAACGACCTTAGAAAGTTATTCTCAAGTATTTGATACTTTAGGTCACTCTCAGACAACTTATGGTAATAACTTTAATAGTTTATTGAAGCAAAGAGGTGAGGATCAAATTAGCTATGCTGATTTCATGAATCAGCTGATGGGGATGAGCCGTGATACTTTAAGTGCTGAGACGAAGAAGCTTTATGACGATTTACAAACAGGACAGGAAGCACTTGATAAAAAGATTGGTTCGTTTGGGCAAGCTGATGTGAAAGATGCTAGGACATATGCGGGATTAACAGAGAATATTACACAACAGGTTGATGATTTAGAGAAAAATCTTGAAGCTGAGCGTACAAAGTTTAAAGAACATGAAAATAGGATTAATGAATTTATTTCTAAAAAGCTGTCAGACTACTATAGTGTAAAGGAAGGTGATGTAATTACTCTAAGTCAAGTACTTGATAAGGGTAATATTACTGCATTGACCGATGTAGAAAATACGCTAAAAGCAGAACTAAGTTCAGCTATTGCAGCTTTACCGTCTGAAGACTTTAGTGGAAAAAGCTTCACTGCTTTTGATCTTTCTATAAATATACCGACTCTTAATCCTGATGTGAAAAACTTTGGGACTCCTAGTGATAGCACTACTAGCGCTGAACTCAATGCTTTAGCTGCTAAAGCTATCACGGCTAGCAATCCTCTTCCTGCACCAGCTGGTACGAAGGTAAAAGTAGCTTGGAAGGCGAAAACGGGTGTAACAGTGGACTCAGTTTCTTATAACGGTGCTACTATCACAGAAAACCAAGAGGTCTTACTAGCTGAGAATGCACAGTTTGAAATTCACTATAGTGTGACGAATGATGTTGCATCTACAACGACAGCAGGGGCTATAGAGATTTCTCTAGATGGAGTACCTGCTGCTAGTGCACCTATTGATGTTCAAGCTCTTCAGCAGGCAGCGGCTAGTTACGGAGATAAAGCGCAAAGAATCGCCTCCGCTTATCAGCACGTCAATTCTTTACTTCAAGTTTATTCTTCTATAGAGCAATTGAAAACAGGGAGAATGAATGAAGTGCTATCATCTCTTCTATTGGAAGCTATCCAATCTAATTTAGATGAGTATAAAGTAAGCCTTTCTAAGACGGAGAACACTTCAGATAACAAAAGTGTGCAACAAAGACTTGATGATACATTGGGGCAGTTGAAAAAAACAGGTCCTGAGTTAAAGCAGAATTTAGAAGAAATTGCTAAGAACAATGAACAGCTAGCGAGCGGTATTACTAAACAGATGGCGCATTATGAGAGTTTGAAGGAGCGCTTGGCTAATATAGCTACTGCTCAGACTAGCAGTACGGCAGCTTTAGCTAAAACGGACTCCGATTTGTCTGCACTTAATTCTGAATTTAGCTCGTTGTTAACAGAAACATCGGGTGTGAAGGCTTCATCTCAAAGTAATATTCAGGCCGCTGAATCTGCAAATCAAATCTTTACTAACTTTAATCGTGAGCTAGCTACTGCTCAAGGTAGTACAGAAAAGTTGTCTACTGATGCGGAGACCCTAATGGCGCAGTTTAATGAAGAGTTAGCTACTAATGGAAACTTTGTTGAATCCTTTGTCAAAGTTCTTAATAATGCCTATGAAAATGGGGTTCCAAATGAAGTTCTACTCAAATTTTTATCTAATCCAGTGGCACAAAATTCATCTTCTGTTAAGGCAACAATCAATGTTTATCGTCCATTTACCTGGATTTTATTATTAGAGATTGTCAGCTTATTTACAGCTTATCTTTTTGCGACACAAAATATTATCCGCAAGGTCAAAGATAAGTTTAAACTAGATAGACTACATGATACAGATGTTATGAATGTCGGCATCTTATCTTTCTTGGCTTTGACTATTGGCTTGATTGTTGGGGTTGTATCTAGCGTCCAGCTTCAAGTTGGTAGAGAATATTTACCGTCATGGGTCCTATTAATAGTCTCAGCTTCCTTCATTCTGGTTCAAGGACAATATTTGTTGCTTAAGCATTCTCGTGTTATTGGTATGGGCCTTGCCTTCTTTATGATGATTAGCTTTGTTTATCTTTCGAATGCTATAGGTACAACAGCTAGCTTGACAGGCTTCCCTTCCTTTATCAAGAGTCTCAATGTCTTGTCAGTTTTAGAAGGTCTTCTTTCAGGATACTTTGACGGTCAGCCAGCAAACTTCTTTGTCTTCTTTGCAATGTTGATTGTTATAACTTTGTTACTTATGACAAATATCTTTGTTAAAGTGAAAAGTTTGCAATATGAAATGCTTCAAACTGAGAAAGTATAG
- a CDS encoding helix-turn-helix domain-containing protein has product MKFFEENYSQEIPTRIKNLRKKYNITQSELGNAGQVSQVESGKRPITSSMLVYLNALTASSYTYIVFGELDEFIENLFHYFFSSILYRDLEAVDEKLYSFMSDDLISIQSSCLSIAKTFANFNIQRKNFLVSDETEMDTFHKKDDIDITVGEKSYNLARSFRTRTINELTVIDFEEMFDILWLMLGDNLIKSFEVNVCGILFELDGNGIPSTFRQENIDPLINKWWSENVSTEIIPNLIKKLRENPLFNIGFMVNDILERMYKENIPKSYLTSVPLVISQKGRTTSSFSMTGGQQIDEVKFKQISEEYMKLLSQGKDITELYQKYSKEELANLGINIYQSNDIERTEERTFDEIISWVSNPYATRPIQERHTIQLEPTRFSLEDKKHIEKIASQGINDIDLVDLVELYDINLDNTNVTRYIEGLLTNNTQVTYYFQEQLNEELLAMASALDRVQQAFIKLLSEEEIRKFAL; this is encoded by the coding sequence ATGAAATTTTTTGAAGAAAATTATTCACAGGAAATACCTACTCGTATCAAAAATTTAAGAAAAAAATACAATATTACACAAAGCGAACTAGGCAATGCAGGTCAAGTTAGTCAAGTTGAAAGTGGTAAGCGACCAATTACGAGTTCGATGTTAGTTTATTTAAATGCTCTAACCGCTTCGAGCTATACGTATATCGTTTTTGGAGAGTTAGATGAGTTTATTGAGAATCTGTTTCATTATTTTTTCAGTTCTATTTTATATAGAGATTTAGAGGCTGTAGATGAAAAACTATATTCTTTCATGAGTGATGATTTAATTTCAATCCAATCAAGTTGTCTAAGTATTGCCAAGACATTTGCAAATTTCAATATTCAAAGAAAAAATTTTTTGGTTTCTGATGAAACTGAAATGGATACTTTTCACAAGAAAGATGACATTGATATTACTGTTGGTGAAAAAAGTTATAACCTCGCTAGAAGTTTTAGAACCCGTACCATCAATGAATTGACTGTCATTGATTTTGAAGAAATGTTTGATATTCTTTGGTTGATGTTAGGGGATAATTTAATTAAATCATTTGAAGTTAATGTCTGTGGTATCCTATTTGAATTAGACGGAAATGGCATACCCTCAACATTTAGGCAAGAAAACATTGATCCTCTCATCAATAAATGGTGGTCTGAGAATGTCTCAACAGAGATAATCCCCAACCTCATAAAAAAACTTAGAGAAAATCCCTTGTTTAATATCGGATTTATGGTAAATGATATATTAGAAAGAATGTATAAAGAGAATATTCCAAAATCTTACCTTACATCCGTCCCGTTAGTTATTTCTCAAAAAGGAAGAACAACCTCTTCGTTTAGTATGACTGGTGGTCAACAAATAGATGAAGTGAAATTCAAACAGATATCTGAGGAATATATGAAATTACTCAGTCAAGGTAAGGATATCACAGAGTTATATCAAAAATATTCTAAAGAAGAGTTGGCAAATCTAGGCATTAATATTTATCAATCCAATGATATAGAAAGGACTGAGGAAAGAACTTTTGATGAAATTATCAGTTGGGTTTCCAACCCTTATGCAACAAGACCAATTCAAGAAAGGCACACTATTCAATTAGAGCCAACAAGATTTTCACTAGAGGATAAGAAACATATTGAAAAAATTGCCTCTCAGGGAATAAACGACATCGACCTTGTTGATTTAGTTGAACTCTATGATATCAATTTAGATAATACAAATGTCACTCGCTATATTGAGGGATTATTGACGAATAATACACAAGTAACATACTATTTCCAAGAACAATTAAACGAGGAATTACTCGCAATGGCTTCGGCTTTAGATAGAGTTCAACAAGCATTTATTAAACTATTAAGCGAAGAGGAAATACGAAAATTTGCTCTTTAG
- a CDS encoding FanG protein has protein sequence MYSNINLCRCQLKIHQNIDKKLVYQILKSPAIEMIAGLNFNIQMIYLSKKGRVKGRVFIDL, from the coding sequence ATGTATTCTAACATTAACCTTTGTAGATGTCAACTTAAAATCCACCAAAATATAGATAAGAAGTTAGTGTACCAAATATTAAAAAGCCCTGCCATCGAAATGATAGCAGGGCTTAACTTCAATATCCAGATGATATATTTATCTAAAAAAGGTAGAGTAAAAGGTAGAGTTTTTATTGATTTGTAG
- a CDS encoding WXG100 family type VII secretion target: protein MAQIKLTPEDLRQSATKYTSGSENVTQVLNDLTREQAVIAENWDGSAFDSFEAQFNELSPKIKEFAQLLQDINAQLVKVADIIEQTDQDIAAQIH from the coding sequence ATGGCACAAATTAAATTAACTCCAGAAGACCTTCGTCAATCTGCAACTAAATATACTAGCGGTTCTGAAAATGTGACCCAAGTTCTTAATGACTTGACTCGTGAGCAAGCAGTTATTGCTGAAAACTGGGACGGTTCTGCTTTTGATAGTTTTGAAGCACAATTCAATGAATTGTCTCCAAAAATCAAAGAATTTGCACAATTACTTCAAGATATCAATGCTCAGTTGGTTAAAGTTGCTGACATCATTGAGCAAACTGACCAAGATATTGCAGCACAGATCCATTAA
- the hisS gene encoding histidine--tRNA ligase: MKLQKPKGTQDILPQESAKWQYLEEFARKTFKKYNYAEIRTPIFEHYEVISRSVGDTTDIVTKEMYDFYDKGDRHITLRPEGTAPVVRSYVENKLFAPEVQKPVKLYYMGSMFRYERPQAGRLREFHQIGVECFGSENPATDAETIAMAAQFFKEIGIGQVTLQLNSLGNAASRAAYRQALIDYLTPLKDSLSKDSQRRLEENPLRVLDSKEKEDKVAVEQAPSILDFLDEESQEHFAAVRSMLESLDVPYVINTNMVRGLDYYNHTIFEFTTDVAGSELTICAGGRYDGLVDYFGGPETPAFGFGMGMERLLLILEKQGAALPLETGLDAYIAVLGETANRSALELVQALRNQGFAAERDYLDRKLKAQFKSADAFRAKTIITLGESEIESNQVTVKNNETRQEVVVGLDQVQENYQAVLEKLGC, encoded by the coding sequence ATGAAATTACAAAAACCTAAAGGAACTCAGGATATCCTCCCTCAGGAATCTGCTAAATGGCAGTATCTGGAGGAGTTTGCTCGTAAGACGTTTAAAAAATACAACTATGCGGAAATTCGGACACCGATTTTTGAGCACTATGAGGTCATCAGTCGTTCTGTTGGAGATACGACAGACATCGTGACCAAGGAAATGTATGATTTCTACGATAAGGGAGACCGTCATATAACCTTGCGACCAGAAGGAACTGCACCAGTCGTTCGTTCTTATGTGGAAAACAAGCTCTTTGCACCAGAAGTTCAAAAGCCAGTCAAGCTTTATTATATGGGCTCTATGTTCCGCTATGAGCGGCCTCAGGCTGGTCGCTTGCGCGAATTTCACCAAATCGGGGTGGAGTGCTTCGGCTCTGAAAATCCAGCGACAGATGCAGAAACGATTGCTATGGCGGCTCAGTTCTTCAAGGAAATTGGAATTGGACAGGTGACGCTGCAGCTGAATAGTTTGGGTAATGCGGCGAGTCGGGCTGCCTACCGTCAGGCCTTGATTGATTATTTGACTCCGCTGAAAGACAGTCTTTCTAAGGATAGTCAGCGTCGTTTGGAGGAAAATCCGCTGCGGGTGCTGGATTCGAAGGAAAAAGAAGATAAGGTAGCCGTTGAGCAGGCACCTTCGATTTTGGACTTTCTGGATGAGGAGAGCCAGGAGCATTTTGCGGCTGTCCGCTCAATGCTAGAGTCTTTGGACGTTCCTTATGTCATTAACACCAATATGGTGCGCGGACTGGACTACTACAATCACACGATTTTTGAGTTTACGACTGATGTGGCAGGCAGCGAACTAACTATCTGTGCGGGTGGCCGTTATGATGGCTTGGTTGACTACTTTGGTGGGCCAGAAACCCCTGCCTTTGGTTTTGGTATGGGAATGGAGCGTCTCCTCTTGATTTTAGAAAAACAGGGAGCAGCTTTGCCGCTTGAGACAGGCTTGGATGCTTATATTGCCGTTTTAGGTGAGACCGCTAATCGCAGTGCTTTAGAATTAGTGCAAGCCCTCCGGAATCAAGGATTTGCAGCGGAGCGAGACTATTTGGACCGCAAGCTTAAGGCACAATTCAAGTCAGCAGATGCTTTCAGGGCCAAGACCATCATTACTTTAGGTGAAAGTGAAATCGAAAGCAACCAAGTCACTGTGAAGAATAATGAAACTCGTCAAGAAGTGGTGGTTGGGCTAGATCAAGTTCAAGAAAACTATCAGGCTGTTCTCGAAAAATTAGGTTGTTAA
- the rpmG gene encoding 50S ribosomal protein L33: protein MRVNITLEHKESGERLYLTSKNKRNTPDRLQLKKYSPKLRKHVVFTEVK from the coding sequence ATGCGCGTAAATATTACACTTGAACACAAAGAATCTGGTGAACGCTTGTACCTTACTTCTAAAAACAAACGTAACACTCCAGACCGTCTTCAATTGAAGAAATACTCACCAAAACTTCGCAAGCATGTTGTGTTTACAGAGGTTAAGTAA